A window from Solanum stenotomum isolate F172 chromosome 5, ASM1918654v1, whole genome shotgun sequence encodes these proteins:
- the LOC125865606 gene encoding putative disease resistance protein RGA4 isoform X3, whose protein sequence is MLNIRDDVVLCTIPIVGMGGLGKTTVAKRIFNDEQIEKQFEKREWLCIPEMTEIKSFLKLILESLTERKVEVLSRDIIVKKLRDELAGRKYLLVLDDLWRVDSTLWDEFVDTLRGINTSQGNFILVTTRMELVASTVAAAGPHMLEKLAEDHCWSIFKQRAFVDGKIPEEIVSMEKRIVEMCQGLPLAASVLGGLLRSKEKHEWKAILDGNPLVAGENDKGEKSIKKILKLSYDYLPSPQLKKCFAYFAMFPKDFEFEKEQLIQLWMAEGFLHPCQETTVMEDVGHRFFQILLQNSLLQDVVLDEHNNITHCKMHDLVHDLAGDILKSRLFDPKGDNGEKLSQVRYFGCESPTDQIDKIYEPERLCTLFWRSNYTSKDMLLNFKFLRVLDLSSSGIKELSAKIGKLIYLRYLDLSNTEITALPNSICKLYNLQTFRVINCFSLQELPYEMRNMISLRHIYYTSVDETSGHWGGWCLHNEHFQIPLNMGQLTSLQTLKFFKVGLEKGRQIEELGHLKNLRGELTINGLQLVCDKEEARTAYLHDKPNICKLAYLWSHDESEGCVINDEHVLDGLQPHPNLKTLAVVDYLGTKFPSWFSEESLPNLVKLKLSGSKRCKEIPSLGQLKFLRHLELIGFHELECIGPALYGVEIRNTGSNSNIQVFPSLKELVLEDMRSLIEWKGDEVGVRMSPGLEKLRITDCPLLKSIPNQFEILCELEIRGVDSEMPLLNLCSNLTSLVKLSVYDMNELTCLPDEILRNNVSLQQITIFNCGEFRELPQSLYNLHSLKRLDIYNCTNFSSLPVPNGDNYLTSLEFFFLYNCNGLISIPIGMLDQCRSLEFLHVSCCNNLVSFPLHVWEMPSFSFLDIRECPKLISVPKVGLHHLTGLLSLGIGPFSEMVDFDAFQLIFNGIQQLLSLRDLEVYGRGHWDSLPYQLMQLSNLREITIADFGIEALPPRLDNLTSLESLTLDRCKRLQHLNFSDAMPKLRLLWISDCPLVEALSDGLGNLVSLEELYLQDCEKLELLPSRDAMRRLTKLWNMGIKGCPKLEESFTNYSQWSKISHISNIELGGWRRTAISLGFSFTF, encoded by the exons ATGTTGAACATTAGAGATGATGTTGTTCTGTGCACCATTCCCATAGTGGGCATGGGGGGTTTAGGGAAAACAACTGTGGCCAAGAGAATTTTCAATGATGAACAGATCGAAAAACAATTTGAAAAGAGAGAATGGTTGTGTATACCTGAAATGACAGAAATTAAGAGCTTTCTTAAACTGATCCTCGAATCATTGACAGAGAGGAAAGTTGAGGTCCTGAGCAGAGATATAATAGTCAAGAAGCTCCGAGATGAACTGGCAGGAAGAAAGTATTTACTTGTCCTGGATGATTTGTGGCGTGTTGACTCTACATTGTGGGACGAGTTTGTGGACACCTTGCGAGGAATAAATACATCCCAAGGAAACTTCATTCTCGTTACTACTCGTATGGAATTGGTGGCGTCCACAGTAGCAGCAGCAGGTCCTCATATGTTGGAAAAATTAGCAGAAGATCATTGTTGGTCCATTTTCAAACAAAGAGCATTTGTTGATGGGAAAATTCCAGAGGAAATAGTGAGCATGGAGAAAAGGATTGTTGAGATGTGTCAAGGTCTACCATTGGCGGCTAGTGTGCTGGGAGGCCTCTTACGCAGTAAGGAAAAACATGAATGGAAGGCAATTCTTGATGGCAACCCCCTTGTTGCAGGTGAAAATGATAAAGGAGAAAAGAGCATAAAGAAAATCCTAAAACTCAGCTATGATTATCTACCATCTCCACAACTGAAAAAATGCTTTGCTTACTTTGCAATGTTTCCaaaagattttgagtttgaaaaggaACAACTTATCCAACTCTGGATGGCAGAAGGCTTTCTCCATCCATGTCAAGAGACCACTGTGATGGAAGACGTTGGGCACAG GTTTTTTCAAATCTTGTTGCAGAATTCCTTGCTACAAGATGTTGTGTTAGAtgaacacaacaatataacacACTGTAAGATGCACGATCTTGTGCATGATTTGGCTGGAGATATCTTAAAATCTAGACTATTTGATCCGAAGGGCGACAATGGAGAAAAACTTTCTCAAGTTCGATACTTTGGATGTGAGTCACCAACGGATCAAATAGATAAGATATATGAGCCAGAACGTTTGTGCACACTGTTTTGGAGAAGCAATTATACATCTAAAGATATGCTGTTGAACTTTaagttcttgagagttttagATTTGTCCAGTTCAGGAATCAAGGAGTTGTCAGCCAAAATCGGGAAGCTGATATACTTGAGATATCTTGATCTCTCGAACACTGAGATCACAGCCTTGCCCAACTCCATTTGCAAGCTCTATAATTTGCAAACATTTAGAGTCATCAACTGCTTTTCACTCCAGGAACTTCCATATGAGATGAGAAATATGATAAGCTTGAGACACATATATTACACTTCTGTTGACGAAACAAGTGGGCATTGGGGAGGATGGTGTCTTCACAATGAACATTTTCAGATTCCACTTAATATGGGGCAATTGACTAGTCTTCAAACCCTCAAGTTTTTCAAGGTAGGTTTAGAGAAAGGTCGTCAAATAGAAGAATTAGGTCATTTGAAAAACCTAAGAG GTGAATTGACAATCAATGGTCTCCAATTGGTCTGTGATAAAGAAGAGGCTCGAACAGCATATTTACACGATAAACCAAACATCTGCAAGCTGGCATATTTATGGTCCCATGATGAATCAGAAGGCTGTGTGATCAATGATGAGCATGTGTTGGATGGTCTTCAACCGCATCCTAACTTGAAAACCTTAGCAGTAGTGGACTATTTAGGGACTAAATTTCCTTCATGGTTCAGTGAAGAGTCGCTACCaaatttggttaagttgaaATTAAGTGGTAGCAAAAGGTGCAAAGAAATTCCATCCCTTGGCCAACTGAAATTCCTTCGGCATCTTGAGCTGATAGGATTCCATGAGTTGGAATGCATTGGACCTGCTTTATATGGTGTTGAGATTAGAAATACCGGATCAAACAGCAATATCCAAGTGTTCCCGTCATTGAAAGAACTAGTATTGGAGGATATGCGTAGCCTTATTGAGTGGAAGGGAGATGAAGTCGGAGTAAGAATGTCTCCCGGGCTTGAGAAGTTGCGGATTACAGACTGTCCATTGTTAAAAAGTATTCCAAATCAATTTGAAATCCTCTGTGAATTAGAAATTAGAGGAGTTGACAGTGAAATGCCATTGTTGAACTTGTGCAGCAACTTGACATCTCTCGTAAAGCTTAGTGTCTATGATATGAATGAGCTCACTTGTCTTCCAGATGAGATACTACGTAACAACGTTTCTCTTCAACAGATAACGATTTTCAACTGTGGAGAGTTTCGTGAATTGCCACAAAGCTTGTACAATCTCCATTCTCTTAAGAGATTAGACATTTACAACTGCACCAACTTCAGTTCTCTTCCTGTTCCCAATGGAGACAACTATTTGACTTCCCTCGAAttctttttcttatataattgTAATGGATTGATCAGTATACCAATTGGAATGCTAGATCAATGCCGGTCTCTAGAGTTTTTGCATGTCAGCTGCTGTAACAACTTGGTTTCATTCCCTTTACATGTGTGGGAAATgccttcattttcatttttggatatAAGAGAATGTCCCAAATTGATTAGTGTACCCAAAGTGGGCCTTCACCATCTCACCGGGTTATTGAGTTTGGGAATTGGTCCTTTCTCAGagatggtggattttgatgcaTTCCAATTGATTTTTAATGGCATTCAGCAGTTGTTGTCCCTTCGTGATCTGGAGGTGTACGGACGTGGGCACTGGGATTCTCTGCCCTATCAGCTTATGCAACTCTCTAACCTAAGAGAGATCACAATAGCTGATTTCGGAATTGAGGCTCTTCCTCCTAGACTTGACAACCTTACTTCTCTTGAAAGTTTGACGCTAGACAGGTGCAAACGGCTACAACATCTGAACTTCTCAGATGCCATGCCCAAATTACGGCTTCTGTGGATAAGTGATTGTCCATTGGTAGAAGCTCTGTCGGATGGGCTCGGCAACCTTGTTTCTTTGGAAGAATTATATTTACAGGACTGCGAAAAACTAGAGCTTCTACCGTCCCGAGATGCCATGCGACGCCTCACTAAATTATGGAACATGGGAATTAAAGGATGCCCAAAGTTAGAAGAAAGTTTCACCAACTACTCCCAGTGGTCCAAAATTTCCCATATTTCAAATATTGAATTAGGTGGGTGGAGAAGGACAGCCATAAGTCTCggtttctctttcactttctGA